The following proteins are encoded in a genomic region of Cellulomonas sp. ES6:
- the caiB gene encoding L-carnitine CoA-transferase encodes MSAAGGAVPEFGVLSGVKVVYAAVEIAAPTAAALMAEWGADVVWIENTRTGDSMRDTAWVKEMERRNQRSVALNPFTDQGREVLLDLVADADIFIESSKGPTYARRGITDELLWERNPALVIVHVSGFGQYGVPERVNRAAYDLTVQAYSGYLAQNGTPEQPMAPLPYVGDYFTSEMVTASALAALHKARTTGQGESIDVAMYEVMLRVGAYYLMDYLNAGTRYPRPGARHPNLCGIGEYRCADGFIGLCVYGVPQNKYLLERIGLGHLWGTEDYPEDTAALWLDGPAAQLIEEHLDAFCLTQKARELEDELSAVGIAANAVLEFDDLLAEEHVAQREAIVDWRTHDGDPVRGVGIVPKFVRHPGRIWRPMPTLGMDTDTVLAEAGYAPERIERLAADGTIRRG; translated from the coding sequence GTGAGCGCCGCCGGGGGCGCCGTCCCCGAGTTCGGCGTGCTGTCCGGCGTGAAGGTCGTCTACGCGGCCGTCGAGATCGCCGCGCCCACGGCCGCCGCGCTGATGGCCGAGTGGGGCGCCGACGTGGTGTGGATCGAGAACACCCGCACGGGCGACTCGATGCGCGACACCGCCTGGGTCAAGGAGATGGAGCGCCGCAACCAGCGGTCCGTCGCCCTGAACCCGTTCACCGACCAGGGCCGCGAGGTGCTGCTGGACCTGGTCGCGGACGCCGACATCTTCATCGAGTCGTCCAAGGGACCCACGTACGCCCGGCGCGGCATCACCGACGAGCTGCTCTGGGAGCGCAACCCCGCGCTCGTCATCGTGCACGTGTCCGGCTTCGGCCAGTACGGCGTGCCCGAGCGCGTGAACCGCGCCGCCTACGACCTCACCGTCCAGGCGTACTCCGGCTACCTCGCGCAGAACGGCACCCCCGAGCAGCCCATGGCGCCGCTGCCGTACGTGGGGGACTACTTCACGTCCGAGATGGTCACGGCGTCGGCGCTCGCGGCCCTGCACAAGGCCCGGACCACCGGGCAGGGCGAGAGCATCGACGTGGCGATGTACGAGGTGATGCTGCGCGTCGGCGCGTACTACCTCATGGACTACCTCAACGCCGGCACCCGCTACCCGCGCCCGGGCGCCCGGCACCCCAACCTGTGCGGCATCGGCGAGTACCGGTGCGCGGACGGGTTCATCGGGCTGTGCGTCTACGGCGTCCCGCAGAACAAGTACCTGCTGGAGCGCATCGGCCTCGGGCACCTGTGGGGGACCGAGGACTACCCGGAGGACACCGCGGCGCTCTGGCTCGACGGGCCCGCGGCGCAGCTCATCGAGGAGCACCTCGACGCGTTCTGCCTCACCCAGAAGGCGCGGGAGCTCGAGGACGAGCTCTCGGCCGTCGGGATCGCGGCGAACGCGGTGCTGGAGTTCGACGACCTGCTGGCCGAGGAGCACGTGGCGCAGCGCGAGGCGATCGTCGACTGGCGCACGCACGACGGCGACCCCGTGCGCGGCGTCGGCATCGTGCCGAAGTTCGTCCGACACCCGGGCCGGATCTGGCGCCCCATGCCGACGCTCGGCATGGACACCGACACCGTGCTCGCCGAGGCGGGGTACGCGCCGGAGCGCATCGAGCGCCTGGCGGCCGACGGGACGATCCGGAGAGGGTGA